TGCACGTGATCTAAGTGAGATGAGTGTAGAAGAGGTATTCGATTCTCTCCTGATGGATCATCATATCGAAGAGAGAGAGCCTTTGATGCAGACTTTAAAAGAATTAATATCTAATAACCCTACCCTACTCGATTAGATCATGCGTATTATCAATATAACCATCGAGAATATTCACTCGTTAAAAGGAAAACACTCCATAGACTTTGATCAAAAGCCACTATCAGACACTGGCATTTTTGCAATCATAGGCCCCACAGGATCAGGTAAGAGCACCATCCTCGACGCCATCTGTTTGGCACTATACAACCAAACACCAAGAACAGGAAGATTATCCAAAAGTGCTATAGATCTTTTTGGATCTATCATGACCAAGAATGCCAAAAATGCACTAGCAGAGGTAACATATCAAGTGAAGGGAACCACCTATCGTTCGAAATGGATGATCTCTCATACTAGAACTGGTAACTTGAGAGATTATGAGATGGAGCTATCGGAGATTCAAGAGAATGGTTCGGTGATTATATCTGAAAAGAGAAGTACGGTACCTTCAGAAAACAGTCGTATCATTGGACTAAGCTTTGACCAGTTTAATCGATCGATGATGCTATCGCAGGGAGCTTTTACGAAGTTTATCGAAGCAGGTCCAAACGAACGAGGGGAGCTGTTAGAGAAGATAACAGGGACGGAAGTGTTTCGTAAAATTGGTATCGAGACTTTCGATAGACATAAAGCAGAGAGCCTAAATTTAGAGAAGAAGAGACAAGAACTAGAGAAACTAAATATTCTATCTCCTGAAGAGCTTAAGGTTTATACTGAAGAGAAAAAGAGCCATGAAGGGTTGCTAGAGAAAAAAAGAGAGGTGCTCAAAGGATATCAAGATCAACAAAACTTGCATCGACAAAAAGAGGATGCGCTGACTCTACAAAAGGGACTACAAGAGAAGACTCTCAAACTAAACGACCAAGTGGCAGCATTCGAAGAGAGTCGCCAAATGATTACAGCACATAATAGAGTGCAACCTCATATTATTGAAATCCACCAGCTTCATCAAGATAAAGACCATATAGATAAATTATCTAAAGAGAGTGCAAACCAGCAGAAAGAGGAGAATGAGAAAAAAGAGTTACTTCAAGGAGTATCCAAACATCTAGAGGAAGCAACGATTTGCTATAAGGAGACGGTAGAGAATGAGAAGAAGATGACTCCAATATGGACTAAAGTAACAGAGTTTGATCAAGATATTAAAGTAGCAAAGGAATCCTTGATTACACTGCATACACAACAAAAAAGTCAGGAAGAGGGATATAGAAAGAGAGAGCAAAAGGTAGAGACAATTCAAAAAGATATTCTCAAAGCCAAAGAGAAGAAAGAGGTGCTCTTACAAAAGCGCAAAGAGTCGAAACAGGTAGAGGAACTTCAACAAAAAATATTCTTGGTTGAATCCCTAGAGACACAACTGACAAACGACAACCAAGAGATTCAAAGTTATTACAAAAAAGAGGGCGAGAGTAAAACAGTGTTGGCACTGCAGTCCGAAAAAACGATTACAGGAAAACTGACAGTGCTTCACTCCTCACAACAGAAAGCACATGATTATGTGGAGACTTTAGAAAAGCAGCTTCAAGGACATACCTTTGAGACCATCAATCTGAAAAAAGAGCAGATTCAAAAAGAGATAGATGCACTATTAAAATATACGGACTACCGTAAACAAACAGAAACGTTGGTCAAAGCCATAGAGGAGGATAAAAAGCTTGTCAAGGCCTCTGAATTACATTGTACTCAGTTAGAAATAGAGACGGAGAAGATCAGACAGCAGTTAGAAATAGAGAAACTGCGCCTTGAAGAGCTAGAAAAAAGAAGAGAGAGAGAGGTCCTTGAGTCTAACTACGAAGTGGTGCGAGATAGTTTGACTCCGGAGAGCCCTTGCCCTCTTTGTGGATCACTGTCTCATCCGTATGTCCAAGAGATGCCGCAAAATAAGTTGGATGAAACCACTAGAAGCATCTCTGAAACGAAGCAGCGGATTGTTAAAGCTTCTGAAGATCAAACAAAATTGGTGCATACTTTGACCAAAGAGAGAACAAGTGCCACATTGAAGAATCAAAATATAACGGATAGCCAGAGACAGATTGCCTCAATAAAAGAGGAGATCCAACATATCCATTTGTCTCAACCATGGCAGTTGCTAGATAGCCAAGAGTCTAATACGAAAATCAAAAGTATGAAAGGCTCGCTTGAGAAGTTGAACCAACTACACGTTTCTCTAAACAACTTACACAAGATTCGTGATCGCAAAAAAACTATCGACGATTTGGTGACAAAGTTTAATCAAGTCAACAAAACACTGATACAACTGGAATCGATTTTACAAGTCTCTTTGGACAGCCAACTAGAGCGCGTAGGCATTGCGGTCAAGAAAGCAAAAGAGCGCGTTGCAGAGCACGAACAACTACATCGAGAGATTGAAACACTCCAAACGATGTTACAGAATCTTATCACCAGAGAGGAGACCGAAATTAAAGAGCTCAACTTAGCAAAGATTCAGACAGAGGAGGGGGGCAAGCGGTTTGCAATACATAAAGAGAAATACGATAAGATGGTCTTGGAAAGAGAATCGCTATTTCAAAAGCGAGATCCCCAGAAGGAGAGACTTGAATCGGAACAGAAAAAGGAGAGCTCGCGTGAGAAACTGTCTCTTTTAGAAAAACAAGAGGTGCAGGTAAAAGCTGACATCCAAAGAGTCTCCATTCGAGTTAAAGAGATTCTACAAGATAAGGTAGAGATAGAAAAGCAGTATCAAGAGAGAGAGAAGCAGCTTCTTCAAAGAGCCAAAACACTAGGTTACACTGCAATAGAAGAGATGAAAAGAGTGATATTAGAACCATCCCAATATGATACCCTAGTACAACGTGAATCACTTCTAGTCAAAGAGCAAGTGACCTTGACGGAGTCCACACGTAGCTGCAAAGAACAATTGGTTCGAATAGAGAAACAGATAGATTCTTCTAAGAGTCTTCAAGAGCTGCTGATGTTG
The Prolixibacteraceae bacterium DNA segment above includes these coding regions:
- a CDS encoding AAA family ATPase; translated protein: MRIINITIENIHSLKGKHSIDFDQKPLSDTGIFAIIGPTGSGKSTILDAICLALYNQTPRTGRLSKSAIDLFGSIMTKNAKNALAEVTYQVKGTTYRSKWMISHTRTGNLRDYEMELSEIQENGSVIISEKRSTVPSENSRIIGLSFDQFNRSMMLSQGAFTKFIEAGPNERGELLEKITGTEVFRKIGIETFDRHKAESLNLEKKRQELEKLNILSPEELKVYTEEKKSHEGLLEKKREVLKGYQDQQNLHRQKEDALTLQKGLQEKTLKLNDQVAAFEESRQMITAHNRVQPHIIEIHQLHQDKDHIDKLSKESANQQKEENEKKELLQGVSKHLEEATICYKETVENEKKMTPIWTKVTEFDQDIKVAKESLITLHTQQKSQEEGYRKREQKVETIQKDILKAKEKKEVLLQKRKESKQVEELQQKIFLVESLETQLTNDNQEIQSYYKKEGESKTVLALQSEKTITGKLTVLHSSQQKAHDYVETLEKQLQGHTFETINLKKEQIQKEIDALLKYTDYRKQTETLVKAIEEDKKLVKASELHCTQLEIETEKIRQQLEIEKLRLEELEKRREREVLESNYEVVRDSLTPESPCPLCGSLSHPYVQEMPQNKLDETTRSISETKQRIVKASEDQTKLVHTLTKERTSATLKNQNITDSQRQIASIKEEIQHIHLSQPWQLLDSQESNTKIKSMKGSLEKLNQLHVSLNNLHKIRDRKKTIDDLVTKFNQVNKTLIQLESILQVSLDSQLERVGIAVKKAKERVAEHEQLHREIETLQTMLQNLITREETEIKELNLAKIQTEEGGKRFAIHKEKYDKMVLERESLFQKRDPQKERLESEQKKESSREKLSLLEKQEVQVKADIQRVSIRVKEILQDKVEIEKQYQEREKQLLQRAKTLGYTAIEEMKRVILEPSQYDTLVQRESLLVKEQVTLTESTRSCKEQLVRIEKQIDSSKSLQELLMLDKTLQQEINEKTKELGIIENKLTENNRASIHSKVLLEDIGNQERETNKWRNLVELIGDANGNKFAKYAQELTLRKLLFHANRHMKNLSDRYWIEYQRNDKVDDLFIVDTYHGDVTRAVKTLSGGEKFIVSLSLAIGLSELAGKKTQVESLFIDEGFGTLDQEALDIAITALERLQMEQNRTIGVISHVKEIKERITTQISLQKKSNGYSTLKINS